The following proteins come from a genomic window of Candidatus Francisella endociliophora:
- a CDS encoding membrane protein produces MKAELDPRKLIAITTISVAILFFVTYLVSIFNDHNTLCNPFISGCSDITHAGFSSYENYMLKAILIPTATLMAVIFFFIQQWLVQISNNNSSIIKQGKIMLFLAIVGCIGLIIGTAVIDGQNTLMKLHLKAVAVFFVTMSICQVWYTIIEFKYTHKVNKAPVILRRIAILITAAFSIWSVFMDQTTANHSIVEWWGVYALIFWFWTFSINKRVD; encoded by the coding sequence ATGAAAGCGGAGCTTGACCCAAGAAAACTTATAGCTATTACGACGATTTCGGTCGCGATTTTGTTTTTTGTGACTTATCTTGTATCAATATTTAATGACCATAATACATTATGTAATCCTTTTATATCAGGGTGTTCCGATATTACGCATGCTGGATTCTCCTCTTATGAAAACTACATGTTAAAAGCTATACTAATTCCAACAGCAACTTTGATGGCTGTTATATTTTTCTTTATCCAGCAATGGTTAGTTCAAATAAGTAATAATAATAGCTCTATAATTAAGCAGGGCAAAATAATGTTATTTTTGGCTATTGTTGGTTGTATTGGGCTAATAATAGGTACAGCTGTAATAGATGGGCAAAATACTTTGATGAAACTTCATCTAAAAGCTGTTGCTGTATTTTTTGTAACGATGAGCATCTGTCAGGTTTGGTATACAATAATTGAATTTAAATATACTCATAAAGTAAATAAAGCTCCCGTAATTCTTCGTAGAATAGCTATATTAATTACAGCAGCATTTTCTATTTGGTCGGTGTTTATGGATCAAACAACAGCTAATCATAGTATTGTAGAGTGGTGGGGAGTTTATGCTCTTATATTTTGGTTTTGGACATTCTCTATAAATAAGAGAGTTGACTAG
- the purT gene encoding formate-dependent phosphoribosylglycinamide formyltransferase, with amino-acid sequence MDKLSNLKIMLLGSGELGKEFIIAAQRLGIHTIAVDRYENAPAMQVAHESHVINMLNANELEKLILEKAPTHIVPEIEAINTDALIRLEKQGFNIIPCAKATKLTMDRQGIRALAAQELNLPTSKFAFARNEKEYLEAIEYVGTPFVIKPVMSSSGKGQSIVTNPDNIYKAWEYAHTASRGHANSVIVEQFIDFDYEITLLTVKHKDGTSFCDPIGHIQQDGDYRFSWQPHAMSKMALAKSQDIAKKITDALGGYGIFGVEIFVKGDDVFFNEVSPRPHDTGMVTLISQNINEFELHLRAILGLPTPQIETLQPSASAAILLEGDSDNANISGIDKALTIPNIDIKSFGKKEIHGKRRMGVVLAKGENTKEALESTKNALRYISLTK; translated from the coding sequence ATGGATAAATTAAGTAATTTGAAAATAATGCTACTCGGCTCAGGAGAGCTTGGTAAAGAATTTATAATAGCTGCTCAAAGATTAGGTATACATACGATAGCTGTTGATCGATATGAGAATGCTCCAGCAATGCAAGTTGCTCATGAAAGTCATGTGATAAATATGCTAAATGCCAATGAACTAGAAAAACTAATCCTAGAAAAAGCACCTACTCATATAGTCCCTGAAATAGAAGCTATAAATACAGATGCTTTGATAAGATTAGAAAAGCAAGGTTTTAATATAATCCCTTGTGCTAAGGCTACTAAGTTAACTATGGACCGCCAAGGTATAAGAGCTTTAGCAGCACAAGAGCTCAATTTACCAACATCAAAATTTGCTTTTGCCAGGAATGAAAAAGAGTATTTGGAAGCAATAGAATATGTAGGAACACCTTTTGTTATAAAGCCGGTAATGAGTTCATCTGGTAAAGGACAGTCTATAGTGACAAATCCTGATAATATTTATAAAGCTTGGGAATATGCTCACACAGCATCCAGAGGTCATGCAAATAGCGTAATAGTTGAGCAGTTTATTGATTTTGACTATGAAATAACTCTTCTTACGGTTAAACATAAAGATGGTACGAGCTTTTGTGATCCTATTGGCCATATACAACAAGATGGCGACTATAGGTTCTCATGGCAACCACATGCTATGTCTAAGATGGCACTAGCAAAGTCTCAAGATATCGCTAAAAAAATAACTGATGCTCTTGGTGGCTATGGTATTTTTGGGGTTGAGATTTTTGTTAAAGGAGATGATGTTTTTTTCAATGAAGTTTCTCCACGCCCTCATGATACAGGCATGGTGACATTAATATCACAAAATATTAATGAATTTGAACTACATCTTCGTGCAATACTTGGTCTACCAACTCCTCAAATAGAAACTCTACAGCCTTCTGCATCTGCAGCAATACTACTTGAAGGAGACTCTGATAATGCTAATATCTCAGGTATAGATAAAGCTTTAACTATACCAAATATAGATATCAAAAGCTTTGGTAAAAAAGAAATACATGGCAAACGTCGTATGGGTGTAGTTTTAGCAAAAGGCGAAAATACAAAAGAGGCTTTAGAATCAACTAAAAATGCTTTAAGGTATATCTCTCTAACTAAGTAA